The Acidobacteriota bacterium nucleotide sequence TTCAGGAGTCGCTCGGTGATTTCTGGTGGTTACGCCGCCAATCCCACAACTGGTATCAGGGCTGGCAATATTACCAGCAGGCCCTCGACTGGTGGGCCAGCTCACCTGAAATTGACGTGGCTCGTGACCGCTACCTGAAGATTGTGTTTCGGATGTCATCACCGGGCTGGGCAGATCAATATTATTATTATGGCTATTATGGTTCGTTGCCGCTGGAAGTTGCCGCCAATGCCCTGGCCATTGCCCAAACCGAAAATGACAAAGCTCACGCCAGTTATTTGCTGGCCGCCACCTATCGCTATCAAGGTGGTCAAATGGACCGTCGGGAACGGGTTCCAGCTTTGTTTGAACAGGCGCTCAAGCCCGGCAAAAGTACCGACTGGTATGACGACGCCTTGTTTGCCTATGCCCAATGGATGAAAGACACCGGGGTGATCACCTGGAGTGAGCAAACCGGCTGGACGCAAAAGCCGGATTTTGTCAAAGCCCTCGAACTCTACCGCCGCTTGACGACCGAATTCCAGGAAGGCGAAACCCGTTTTTTCGACGATGCCCAGGAAGAAATCAAAACCATTACTCAACCCGTGGTGGAAGTTTCTGTCTCAAATATTTTTCTGCCAGAGTCTGAAATTGAATACTCGTTGAGCTGGCGTAACGTCAAACAGATCAATCTGGCGATATATAAAACCAATTTGACCCAGGACGTGGTTTTCAAAGCTGGCGAGCAACAGGTTGACAACTGGCTGGAGACCATTGCGCTTTCGGCCAAAACCAAAGTGAAATCCTGGACCAAAGAAACCGGTGAGAAGGGTGATTACAAGCCCGGCTCCGAAACACTTCGACTGGACGAAAAGCTTCCTGTTGGTGCCTATCTCATCACGGCTGAAGCCGGTGGGCAGAAATCCCGCGAGTTGATCCTGGTGACCAATGCTTCGCTCGTGATCAAAACTTCGCCGACGAAGGTGATTGCCTTCTTGACGGATGCGGCAAATGGGAAACCACTCGGGGGCGCCCAACTGCGCATGTGGGATCAATATTATGAAAACGATGCGTGGCAAAGTCGTGATTATCAGCTCGAAACCGACCAAAACGGGCTGGCCCAAATCAGTCTGGTACCACACACCGACTACAATCACCGAATCTTTGTGGCTGGAAAAAGCCAGGATCATCAGGCATTTTGCGTCGCCTCCGACGAAAACCGAAGTGAATCAGCCAAATGGAAAGTTTATGCCTTTACTGACCGGCCTGCTTATCGGCCCAACGAGACGGTGAACTGGAAATTTCTGGTTCGCAATCAGAGTGATCAAACCTACACCACACCCGCCAATCAGGTCGTCGAGTATGAAATTACCGACCCACGTGGCACCAAAGTCAAAGCCGACAAGGCCACGCTCAATCAGTTTGGCAGTGCCTGGGGAACACTGGACCTGACCGAAACCATGCCGCTTGGGGAATATCGCATCACATTCTGGACCGATGGACGCACCCTCACGATTGGCGCGGCCACGCTCTTTCGAATGGAAGAATACAAACTCCCGGAATTTAAAGTCTCGGTCAGCGCGCCCGAGGAAAATGGACGCAAAAAGACCTTCCGGCTGGGTGATGAAGTCGAAGTCACGATTCAGGCGGAGTATTATTTCGGCGGACCGGTGGCCAATGCGACGGTTCAGGTGGTTGTCTACCAGAAGCCGTTTTACCAGTATTGGCAAGAACCGCGTGAATTTCCGTGGTTTTATGAGGAATCCGATCAGAATTCCTCTCGCCGAAGTTCCGAATATGGAAATGGTCAGACCGTAAAACAAGAAACAATCAAAACTGACCTGAATGGAAAAGCCACGCTTAAATTTGAAACCCCACGCGATAGCGGTCAGGATTTTGAATATCGCGTTGAAGCCCGCGTGACCGATGCTTCGCGGCGTGAAATCATCGGGAGCGATAAAATTCGGGTCACCCGCCAGCGGTACTATGTCTACCCGCGAGCCGATCACTGGATTTATCAACCGCAGGATCGGGTAATGATGAAATTCAAGGCGATTGATGCCAATTCGTCGCCCGTTGAAGCCGAAGGAACCGTGACCATCTGGCGCGAAACGTGGCGTGAAATCTGGGTTGATCCAACCGGACGTGAAGTGACTGGCGATGAGTTGCGCAAGCTGCAAACCGCCGGAACGATGTTCCCGCTCCAGGTTCCAAAGGGTGAAAAACCCTGGAAGCTCAAGGCGCGGGGCTACAAACGCGACGAAGTGCTCAAACAAACCGTCAAAACCAATCCGGAAGGCAACGGTGAACTGATGTTTACCGCCACGCAGGAAGGGTACTACACAATCAACTGGGCGAGCACCGACCAGGACCAGCGTCCGGTGCTGGCTGCCACCCAGATTTGGGTTTCAACGACGGCAAATCAGGACCTGGGTTTCCATCCACAACAGGTTCAAATCATTGTGGATAAAGACACAGCTCAGGTGGGCCGTACGATGCCGGTGTTGCTGACTTCACCTGTGAACGACCGGTATATTTTGTTCACGGTGGAAAGCGAGGAAATTTACAGTCATCAGATTGTTCATGTGACTGGAACTACCCGGCTGGTTGAAGTTCCGATTGATGCCCGACATGTTCCAAACGTGAAAATGACCGCCGTGATGGTCAACGAATATCAGGTGGTCGGTGCCGAAGTTGAACTGGTTGTTCCGCCAACAGAAAACTTCCTGAAAGTGGATGTGAAAGCTGATCGTGAAGAGTATCAGGCCCGTCAGGAAGGCACGTTGACCGTGACGACCCGCGATTCCAGCAATCGGCCTGTTTCAGCCGAAGTGGCGCTTGGCCTGTCGGACGAATCAGTTCTGTACATCCAGAGTGACTATGCCGCTGACCCGCGAGCCTGGTTCTATGGCCGCAAACGCCTGGATTTGGTGAAAGATTTCAATTCATTCCAGCTCAAACCTTATACCAAAGTGCTTCCACCAGAGCCTGCAGATGAGAGCAATCTGTTGATTGATGGAATTGACCAAATTGGATATGGAACTGGAAGTGGAAAGGGGATGGGAACTGGCTCAGGACTTGGTCCAGGTAGGGGAGGAGGATATGGTGGCGGAATTGGCTTTAGCACTGCAGGAGGACAATCAATTAGCTTTGGCTTCGGTGACGCCTCTCGCACCAATGAATTTCGCGGCCAAATGGTGACTGAAGAAAAGCTTTTTAAACGAAAAGCTAATGGAGAACAAGATGCAAGCAAGGGCGACTTGGCCATTTCATTAGATGCAAGACAAACTCAAGAAGAGCCATCAGTTGTGGTGCGCAATGATTTCCGGGCGACAGCATTCTGGCAGCCGGATATCCGAACCGATGCGCAGGGGAAAGCGGTGGTGAAAGTGACTTATCCAGACACGTTGACGTCGTGGAAAGCCGTGGCGCGGGCATTTACCACCAGCACCCAGACCGGCATCGGCGAAATAACAACCCGAACCAAACAACCATTGATCGTGCGGTTGCAAGCACCGCGCTTCTTTGTCGAGCAGGATCTGGCGACGGTTTCTGCCGTCATCAACAACAATACCAGCAAAGACTTGACCGTGATGCCGACCATTACCGCCGAAGGCATTGTGGTTTCGGGCATTGTCGTCAACGGACAGTTTGTCAAAGGCGAGCAAGCGTCCATCAAAGTTCCAGCCAACAGCGAAGCACGGGCTGATTGGGTCGTTTCAGCCCAGGAAAAAGGCACGGCGAAAGTCAAAGTTACGGCCAGAAGCGGTCAACTGGCGGATGCCATGGAGCGAAGCTATCCGATTTTTGAGCACGGGATTGAAAAACTGCTCGCCCGATCTGGAAAACTTCGCGGCGATGGTGTGACGATCAAACTGGAGCTTCCGGTTGAGCGCAAACCCGAAACTACCCGGATGAGCGTCCAGGTGACGCCAAGCATGGCCGTGACGATGCTGGATGCCCTGCCGTACCTGATTGACTATCCGTATGGCTGTACGGAACAGACCATGAGCCGTTTCCTGCCAGCCGTGATAACCGCGAAAACACTCAATGATTTAGGGGTAAAACCAGAATCGGTGATGGGAAAAGTCTTTGGTGGCATTGAACCGGAAACCGCCGATAAAACCCACTCCAGAGCCCCGCAGGATTTGCGCAAACTCGATGACATGACCAGGAAGGGGCTGGAACGGCTCTACGATTTTCAGCATTCAGATGGCGGTTGGGGCTGGTGGAAAGAAGGCAGCAGCGATCACTTTATGACCGCCTATGTGCTCTGGGGAATGGCCGAAGCCCGCAACGCTGGAATTCCAGTCAAGCCTGAGGTGATGGAACGCGCGGCAGAGTTTCTGGATAAAGAAATCGTCGAGGAAGAAACCCATTACGACATGCAGGCATGGATGCTGCATGCACTGTCAGTATATTACAAACCGAAGCAGGGGATTTCTCCGACGGCGTTTCACGCCAAAGCTTTTTCAAACCTGTGGCTCAACCGTGAACGGCTCAACGCCTACACGTTGAGTTTGCTGGCTCTGGCGGCAATCAATTTTGACCATAAACACAAAGCGAGCGTGGTGGCGCAAAATCTGGTGAACGGCGTCAAGCTGGACGCTACGCCCGACGTTGGTGTCCTGGAGCGGAATTCAAACGCTTCGGATGAATCGGTGGTGGGCACCGCGCACTGGGGTTCGGATGGCCTGTACTGGCACTGGTCAGAGAGTCCGGTTGAAACCACGGCGTTTGCCTTGCGGGCGCTGGTGGCAATTGATCCAAACAACAAGCTGGTCGAACAAACCATGAACTGGCTGGTAAAAAACCGGCGCGGCGCCCAGTGGAGCAACACCCGTGATACGGCAATTACCGTGCTGGCACTCAATGATTATCTCAAAGCAACCAAAGAACTTGGAAGCGAAATAAGCTACGAAGTGCTGGTCAATGGCCGGTCAATTGTGACCAAAACCGTTACACCGGAAGACGCTTTGAGTGCGCCGAGCCGGTTTGAGATCAATCCAGAGTTCATCCGCAACGGCCTGAACGACATCAACATTGTGCGCAAATCAGGGAAAGGGCCGCTGTATTTTTCAGCCCAGACCACGTTCTTTAGCACCGAAGACCCGGTGACGCCAGCCGGGAACGAGATGTTTGTCAATCGCGAATACTTCCGACTGGTGGCGCGCCCGACGTTGTTGAAAGGCTATGTCTATGACCGGATTCCGCTCAAAGACGGAGAGTCGTTGACCAGTGGCGACCGGGTGGAAGTCGTGGTCACGATTGAGACCAAAAACGACTATGAATACCTGCTCTTTGAAGACCTGAAACCCGCCGGACTGGAAGCGGTGCAACTCCGGAGCGGAGAACCCCTGTATGCCAGGGAACTCCGGGCCGACGCAATCCAGCCGGAACTGCGTGGGAAAAATCTGCTGGAACACAGTTTGGGATTGTCGAAGTTTGACTACACCAATCGACAGCAATGGGTGTATCAGGAACTCCGAGACCGGAAAGTGGCCATGTTTGTCAGCAAGCTGCCGCAAGGGGTGTGGCAGATCAAGTACGATCTGCGGGCAGAAGTCCCAGGCATTTTCCACGCCTTACCGCTAATGGCACACGCGATGTACGTGCCGGAAATCAAATCAAACAGCACGGAAATTCGACTGACGGTGGACGAACGCAAAGACAAATAAATCCAGGGTTCAGGGTTCAGGGTTCGGGGTTTTGAATTCTAAAAGAGAGCAAGGGCAGTTTTGATTGAGAACCGCCCTTCAACTTTTTTCAGATGTGGAGTGCTGCGGCTTGACGCAGCTTTAGATTTTTTGTTCCTTATCGAAATCAAACCTTGCGCCGTTGAGTACGGCGTTGCCAAAGCGAAAGGAAAATTTGGTTTATGGGAAGTTTCGGCTCCGGCATTTTTGATAATGACTCAGCGCTCGATGTCCGGCGGGATGTGCTTGATTACATTCTCGCCGCCATCAAGGAATTTATTGAAGGCGATGATTTCGGTGTTGAAGACGTTGATTCCACGATGGGGTACATCGCCATGCTGACAGCGGTTCTGGAGACCAGCCAGTGTAGTGAAATCAAACCCGGTGACCCAAGGCTACTGGTTTTTCTCAAAAGCATGGGCCAGGGAGGCGGTCCGACCACTCACGAAGTAACGCGATGGAAGAAAACGATTTTGCAGGTGTACGATGATGAAATTGATGAACTGAGACCAGATCCAGACTACAAAGTGGAGTATCGAGCCAACATCGTGGCGGCATTTTCGAAGCTGGAACAGCAGGTGTGATCTATGAGCCCCCAGTGGAAGCGGCTTGGTTTCATCGTTTTAAAATACCTTTTCTTTTCTGGCGGAGTGCTGAGTCTGATTTTGATAATTGCCGTCTCGTGCTTTCTGCTTTACACCTATGACTATGTCAAAGAATGTGAAGCACGGGGACTTGCACCCTTTGAAGTCAAACCCGCAGACGTAAGTTCTGGTGATGGATGGATATCAGTGACGCCAGCAGGATATAAAGGCGGAATGGGGTTTGCCAGACCCTCAATTGACATGAGTGAGAAAAGCAGAGCGAACCCACTCCTGGCACGCCTGCTCCTTTCATATCCTGGCCCGGAAGTTCGTATATCAACAGCCTGTCAACTTTTGGAGTCCGACGCCCCATTACATCCAGATATTGTCAAAAGGCTCAAACAAATCGTACTGCAGGACCGAAATATCATAGTTCGGCGGGCTGTGCTCTATGCTTTTCATGATCCTTTTGAGTACAAAGAACCCCATTTGGACCTCAATACACAGGAATTGAGCGAACTTCTCAGCGATGGGGATGTGGTTTGTTTTCAAGTACTGGCCGATCTGGTTGGTAATGGAACTTGCCGGTTGCAGTATCGTGGTCAGGCTGAATTGAAAGTCTGTTGTCAGCCATTTCTGGAGAAGTTGGGTTCACACAATCCAGCAGACTGCACGTTGAGTTACGAAGCGCTGGTCAAAATTTTGAACCGACCCAATCTGGCGGAAGAGATCATTCAACCACATTACCCAAATGAAAGATATTTCTCCGGCGCCGCATTCCAATTCTGGTTTTCAGAAAAGAAAACTGATCAAGACAAGGCTCGAAAATTCATTGAAACCATTGTGAACAAAGGATAGCGCGCTGTTATGTCTCAATGTGATCCATATGCCGATGAACTCAAATCCGTCATACAACCAGTTTCAGTCTTTGAACTCGCTCAACCCAAGACCAGAGACGCTGACATTCTCCTGAACCGGTTTGGCGGACGACCATTTCTTGAAAAAGGTACGCCCTGGCCAGTGTGTTCAACGTGTCAACGCGCCCTGGACTTCATTTGCCAGCTTGATGCGTCTGGTGTGTTTGTCACAGAGCGAGAACAAACGGTCTGGTTCTCACTTTTCTATTGCTGGTCGTGCTTTCCCTGGGATACGTCTGAAGGAGATGGCTGGCGTTTAATCATTCATCAGACTCCAAGGGTTGATACGGTCGAATGGTTGGACAACCCACACCAGCAGGAACGACTGACTAAACCAGTTTTGGGTGTCATGCAACCTGCGTTGTGTGCTCCAGACTGGACCGGGCTTGAACACTATTGCCCTCAGTACTTTGCCACTCTTCAGACCAGGTATCAGTTGGAAGAATTGGAAGGAATGGACTGGTTGAATGCCTTGACGGAAGCCACAGATGAATATGTTTCATTGATCAACAAAATCTCTGGCCAGAACTCGTTCCCGCTGGTCGCTGGTTCTGGACAGACAATGGTCGGAGGCTATCCCCAATGGCTCCAGGCCGATTGTGACGAAACACCAACCTGCCCTGACTGTACGGTTCGAATGTCGCTGCTGGCTCAAGTTGCCAGTCTCCGTGAAGCAAGCCTGATGTGGGCTGATGGTGGAACCGCCTATCTGTTTTTCTGCCCGGCGCATCGTCATCAGGTTTGCTTGCGGATACAATGTCATTAAATCCATCATTTCCGAGTAGTGAATACCATTTCTCAATAAAATACTCACATTAAAAAACAGTTAAATGATTCAATTAGAAGAGTTTAATGAACTTTTGGTTGCTAGCTACTAACTGCTGACTACTGACTACAAACTGGTTTTATTTCAACAGGTGAACTCGCAAAAACCGCAGGATTTGCTGGATGATCTCCCTGGTCTCAGGGCTATCGTGAAGCAAATCAAAGGCATGCGGGGCTTCTGGGTGATTGATCAGAGAAACCGGCAGGTTGCACCGTAAAGCGTCAACCAGAAACCGGTCAAGTGTGTCGTTCAGGTGCGGACACTGGTCCTGACCGGCTCTGGCAAAGAACAACGGTGTTGTCCGTGGCAGGTCCGCCGTTGACTTTCCCTGGCCTGGATTGGCAAAACCAAACATCCGGGAAACATCAGCCACGTGTGTGGAGTTGTCCAGGTCAAGAGTGTATCCGTAGCAGAATGCAGCACACCGCACGTCTTGAAAGTCAGGTTCCATCAGGAGGGCAAGCGCGAGGGGAACATTGCCGGAACTCGCCCAGAGTCCGATCCGGGTGGCATCAATTCCAAGTTCAGGTGCTGATTGCCGCACAAATCGGAGCAGTGTGTGGATATCTGCGACTGGTTCGAGGTTGGTGTAAGTAATTGCAATCATTCCTGAAGCTGCAATCAACTTTCCCCAGGAAACCGAAGACCCCATCTCCTTGAATTTGCACCCAACCAGTTTCTGAAAACCCAAATCAGGGTATCCGGTTACAATGATGACCGCTGGCAATAAATCGCCTGACTGTGCATCCGGCGGAACATAGAGGTCCAGGGTGAGAACATCGTCACCGATTGTATGAAAGGCAAGATCTTGCCGGATTGTGACCCGATCCTGGTCTGGCAATTGAAAGAGTACAAGCTTGCGTGAAATATGATCCTGGGGTGTGTCTTGACTCATCGGTGTGTCCTTTTCACATTGAGATTAAGAGCGACGAAACACCCGAATGGCCTCAATCGAATTCGATAGTTCTGAAAGCTTGACCAGCCGTTTGTCGTCATTGAGCGGGTCCATGGCCAGATATTCCTGACCTTCTTTGCCGACAATCAAAACCCAGTGGGGAATCGTCGGCGCCAGCAGAATTTTCACAATCACTGGACGGCGTTTGGCAAGTTCGGCATCAATCACCGCATGGCTGACTTCGGGAATGCCAATCTGGATTTTTCCATTGGTGATTTCTCCGACTTTACTCCAGATCAGATATCCGCGCTCGGTGAAGCCATTCCGATTTTTCAACTGGCCACAGACTTGGGATGGGTCCACTGGATGTCCAAGGGCTGAAAGCCCCATGGCGACACAGGTAATGGTACATCCGACGGCGGCCATACTTTCCTGGCTGCCGCCAATGGTTTGCGAACCCCATTTCGGATCGTGTTGCAGGTAGTAGGGGATCGTGCCAGCCGTGGTCGCCAGTTGCGTCGTTCCGCTTCCGGTACTGACTTGAGGTGTGCCTCCAACCGATGGTATCGGCTTGCTTTCGGCTGGTTGACGGGCAAGCAGAAACGCGCCTCCCACAACCAGGGCGATCAATCCAAACCCGATGCCTGCGAAGAGAAACGCTTTTTTCATACGATTACCTTGGTGCCAGAGCTATTCTGATGTCGCGGCTGATGCCTGGTAGCAGATTTTTCTGACCGTGTCTCCGACCTGGATGCGCCCCGAACGAATCACCCGCGCATTGATTCCTCTCAGATTGAGCTGGCGGCCTTCAGGCGTATTGACCAGTTTGAGTGCTTCGGGGCCAAATCGCTCCGAGAACTTTTTGCATCCGGTATGGGGTTGATCGGTGACGACCAGCAGTGCGTCGCCAATTTCAAGTTGTGTTCCAGCCGGCAGGTTTTCCAGACTCAAATCCAGGTCAATGAAAAGCTGGTCTCCGGCCAGAGCCCAGCGATCTTGACTGCCTGCCAGGAGCGCAATCACGCGGGCATTCATGATGTTGATTTGCGTGTCGGGATGTGGTGAACCATCCGGCGTCCGGGGGCTATGTCGTTGTTTCCAGGTATCGCCGACGAGTCCTTCATTGGTATCAAGTTGACCAGTTTCAAGGACTTCGCGTTCGTCCACGGCAGGACGGCGAACAATCATTCGGAGCGTGCCCCCATCTTTGGGAGATTCACGCATGGCGTCACAGACAATCAGAGTTTGGTCATTCATATTTTTTTAAGGACGGTCTTTTGGATTTGGTTCGAAGTCAGGCGGGTAATCATTTTTGCCAAACCAGGGGCGTTCTCCATGGTTGTTTTTCAAATCTGGACGTGCCCGAAGCCAGTCTTCGGCTGTTTTCCAGGCAATCCGGTATTGCTTTTTTGAGAGCTTTAATTGACCGACAAAATCATCGGGGAAACACCGTAAGCCATCCAACGAATGGCAAATGATAAACCATTTTGCCGCTTGCATTTTGTCGCGTGTGACCCCGGCACCATTCAAGGAGTGGAGTCCCATATTTCCCGCCCCATGTGCGTCCCCAAGCTCGGCTGCCCTTTGGAACCACACAACCGCTTTTTTCTGATCAGGTTTGGTACCTATTCCTTCAGCGTAAGCAATACCCACTTCATTCATTGCGCCAGCGTCACCATCAAATGCTCGTTTCAGAAGCTCAGTAAACTTGCTTGCATCTTCGGTGGTAGACTGAGCAAAAGTGAGGACTGGGATGAAAAACAGCGCCAAAATGGCCAGTCCCACATGGGGAAACGCTTGTTTTAAAACCATAAGGATTCTCCACTATTTCACGAAGACTCGATGCGCCCAGGGCTTTAATTGCATTTGGGTTGTGGTCGGAAATTCGACGGTTTCTCCGCTGAAATAGTCGGTGTATTTCCCCTGATACAGGGTTTCGCTAAAGGTCACGGTTTGCGGTTTATCAGAAAAGTTCATTACGGCAAAGACTTTTTCTTTTTCATTCTGGCGAATAAAGCTAAAGACTTTGGTTGGGACATTGTTGGGGACTTTGATCATGGTCGCGCCCCATTTGCCATTCCACAGGGCGGTGTTCTTTTTCTTGAGCGCGAAGAGCTTTTTATAAAGGTCGCCGAGTGGGTGTTCTTTCCACTCAATCGGATCTTTTTCAAAGAATTTGAGCCGTCGTGGGTTTCCGGCTTCCTGGCCATTGTAAATCAAAGGCAGTCCTTCACCGACAACCGAGAGCACAATCGCGGCTTCGAGGCAATCGCCAAACTGTTCAAACTCAGTGCCTTCCCAGGAATTTTTGTCGTGGTTGCTGACAAACGTCATGCGCATGCTGTTGGGAGGAAACGAACTTTCATTCCAGGAATAGTAAATGAAGAGCGCATTGACATCAGCCTGACCTTTGGCGATTTTGTGCATGGTTTCGTTCCAGCTCCAGGCGTAGGTCATATCAAACGCTCTGGCATGCAGGTCGCGTGATTCCCATTCGGCGAGCATAAACACCGGTTTGATAAGATCCAGTTCGCGTCGGACATTGTCCCAGAAATCAACCGGGACAAAGCCAGCGACGTCACACCGATAGCCGTCAATATCGGCTTCTTTGACCCAGTATTTCATGGCGTCGGTCATGTACTTGCGCAGTCCCTCTTTCTGGTAATCGAGGTCAATGATGTCATCCCAGTCCCACCACGGCGTTGGGCGGAGGTCACCTTTCCAGTCGCGTTCGTACCAGTCAGGATGTTCTTTGACCAGGACATTGTCCCAGGCCGTATGATTGGCGACCCAATCGAGGATGACGTACATTCCCAGCCCGTGCGCCGTTTTCACAAAGTGTTTGAGATCATCAAGCGTCCCAAACTCGTGGTTCACGCTGTAGTAATCTTTGACCGAATAGGGACTCCCAAGTGTGCCCTTGCGATTCTTGACCCCAATTTCATGAACTGGCATCAGCCAGACAATGTCTACCCCAAGTGCTTTCAATCGCGGAAGTTGTTTTTCAGCCGCCCGGAATGTGCCTTCCTGGGAAAATTGCCGGGTGTTGAGCTGATAGATGGTGGCGTTCTTGCTCCATTCCGGGTGCTTGAGCGTCACATAGGGTGTGGGTGTATATGGATTGTGTTTCTTTTGGGCGAGTGTTGAATCTGTACTGGCAAAGATTGAAAGGCAGAGGGTGATGAGCCAGGAAACTGTTTTGCGCATGAACCGGGCCTCCTGTCGTGAGGTGGGGTTTGGAGATTGAGAAGTTATTTGGAGTCAAAAAGATGACTGTGAAAAATCATTGATCAGTTTTTCTTTCAGCAACAGGGGTTGAAGTATTTCAGGGCGTTTTCGATTTTTCCAATTCTCCATCAATGATGACTTTGTCAGTCAGGAATCGGTAACTCTTTAAAAGCTCTTTGAGAGCCGAAGACGTTTTCTCGTAGGCTTTCTTGCTCGATGCTGAGTAAGACAGCATTACCACCACTTTGCTTTCTTCGATAAAAGCCACCTGTTCAATCCGGCCTTGTTTGGAATTTTCAAAATGCCAGATTCTGACCGGTGCTCCATCGGCTGTTTTCTCCTTTCCGATTTCTCGGGCAATACCATTGCCGCTCGCTTCTCGAAAACCAGCCACATCATCGTCAATGATTTGCTCAAACGAGCGGTGTTCCTCTTCCTTCGACGCAACTGAGGCATACATCACGGCGGAAGCATTCGGCCAGGATTCACCGACTGGATAGAACACCGCGTGTAATCCATCGGGAACGCCAGCCTGATTATCGAGTACCCATCCGTCAGGGGCCGTAATGGCAAACGTGTGGTCATACCCGTAGACAATCCCGGTTTTTAAAGGTTCTTCAGATTTTTTGTTCTGGGAAAATGCACTGTGCGATGTGGCCAGAATCCCTGACCCAAGGAGTAACATGATCAGAAGCGTACGCATAGTTTCCTCTTTTGGCAGTAAGTTGATCTCAGGAGTGATTTCCCCAGATTGCTATTTGGAAGTAT carries:
- a CDS encoding sel1 repeat family protein produces the protein MVLKQAFPHVGLAILALFFIPVLTFAQSTTEDASKFTELLKRAFDGDAGAMNEVGIAYAEGIGTKPDQKKAVVWFQRAAELGDAHGAGNMGLHSLNGAGVTRDKMQAAKWFIICHSLDGLRCFPDDFVGQLKLSKKQYRIAWKTAEDWLRARPDLKNNHGERPWFGKNDYPPDFEPNPKDRP
- a CDS encoding alpha-glucosidase C-terminal domain-containing protein translates to MRKTVSWLITLCLSIFASTDSTLAQKKHNPYTPTPYVTLKHPEWSKNATIYQLNTRQFSQEGTFRAAEKQLPRLKALGVDIVWLMPVHEIGVKNRKGTLGSPYSVKDYYSVNHEFGTLDDLKHFVKTAHGLGMYVILDWVANHTAWDNVLVKEHPDWYERDWKGDLRPTPWWDWDDIIDLDYQKEGLRKYMTDAMKYWVKEADIDGYRCDVAGFVPVDFWDNVRRELDLIKPVFMLAEWESRDLHARAFDMTYAWSWNETMHKIAKGQADVNALFIYYSWNESSFPPNSMRMTFVSNHDKNSWEGTEFEQFGDCLEAAIVLSVVGEGLPLIYNGQEAGNPRRLKFFEKDPIEWKEHPLGDLYKKLFALKKKNTALWNGKWGATMIKVPNNVPTKVFSFIRQNEKEKVFAVMNFSDKPQTVTFSETLYQGKYTDYFSGETVEFPTTTQMQLKPWAHRVFVK